One window of the Thermococcus sp. P6 genome contains the following:
- a CDS encoding PUA domain-containing protein: MEEKLVYRRASAWEYDLILREAEKYGELKHDFFAIVEGTFRDVYAVNERLWREIERMRVKPYSYGTFVGTIKVDENLVEKFYPNVEFFYFVEVERNYAVLTPKAGFLFTTGKDVPRNGVRRYHWEGTKKLVVYDENGVLLGIGRINPRSRRKFILNVTDVGEFIRRHR, encoded by the coding sequence ATGGAAGAAAAGCTCGTCTACCGAAGGGCCTCGGCGTGGGAGTACGACCTGATCCTGCGGGAAGCTGAGAAGTACGGGGAGCTAAAACATGATTTTTTCGCGATCGTGGAAGGAACGTTCAGAGACGTTTACGCGGTTAACGAGAGGCTGTGGCGGGAAATAGAGAGGATGAGGGTCAAACCCTACTCCTACGGAACCTTCGTGGGCACGATAAAGGTGGATGAAAACCTCGTCGAGAAGTTCTACCCGAACGTGGAGTTCTTCTACTTCGTTGAGGTTGAGAGGAACTACGCGGTTCTAACTCCGAAGGCGGGCTTTCTCTTCACGACCGGAAAGGACGTGCCAAGGAACGGGGTGAGGAGATACCACTGGGAGGGAACGAAGAAGCTCGTTGTTTACGATGAGAACGGGGTCCTTCTCGGCATCGGGAGAATAAACCCGCGTAGCAGAAGGAAGTTCATCCTGAACGTTACGGACGTTGGAGAGTTCATAAGAAGGCACCGGTGA
- a CDS encoding KaiC domain-containing protein, which produces MKRIKTGIPGMDEILHGGIPERNVVLLSGGPGTGKSIFSQQFLWNGLKMGEPGVYVAFEEHPVQVRQNMAGFGWDVREYEEKGLFAMVDAFTSGIGKSKEYEKYIVHDLTDVREFIDVLRQAVTDIGAKRVVVDSVTTLYINKPAMARSIVLQLKRVLAGLGCTSIFVSQISVGERGFGGPGVEHGVDGIIRLDLDEIDGELKRSLIVWKMRGTSHSMRRHPFDITDKGIRVHSDRVLKKKEEVVL; this is translated from the coding sequence ATGAAGAGGATTAAAACCGGGATTCCGGGTATGGACGAGATTCTTCACGGGGGGATTCCAGAGAGGAACGTGGTACTTCTCAGCGGTGGACCCGGGACGGGGAAGAGCATCTTCAGCCAGCAGTTTCTATGGAACGGCTTAAAAATGGGCGAACCCGGGGTTTACGTGGCCTTCGAGGAACATCCGGTTCAGGTGAGGCAGAACATGGCAGGATTCGGATGGGACGTCAGAGAGTACGAGGAGAAAGGGCTATTTGCCATGGTGGACGCGTTTACCTCCGGAATAGGGAAGTCAAAGGAGTATGAAAAGTACATTGTCCACGATTTAACGGACGTGAGGGAGTTTATAGACGTTTTGAGACAGGCAGTAACGGACATCGGAGCAAAGAGGGTCGTGGTCGATTCGGTTACAACCCTCTACATAAACAAACCGGCGATGGCAAGGAGCATAGTTCTCCAGCTCAAGAGGGTTTTAGCCGGACTGGGGTGCACCAGCATCTTCGTAAGCCAGATCAGCGTCGGCGAGAGAGGTTTCGGCGGACCCGGTGTTGAACACGGCGTCGATGGAATAATAAGGCTCGATCTCGACGAGATAGACGGCGAGCTTAAACGCTCCCTCATAGTGTGGAAGATGAGGGGAACATCACACTCAATGAGAAGGCATCCCTTCGATATAACGGATAAAGGAATCAGGGTCCATTCCGACAGGGTTCTGAAGAAAAAGGAGGAGGTGGTGTTATGA
- the speD gene encoding adenosylmethionine decarboxylase, with protein sequence METIGFHYIVEAAGCDPEILGDANRLREIFLEAAKVGKMEIKASYFFKFSPTGVSGMVIVAESHISIHTWPERGYAALDVYTCGTSADPEAAVDYILERIKARYAHVSEVKRGIEEDDDTFTHMILTWEESLRK encoded by the coding sequence ATAGAGACGATAGGGTTCCACTACATTGTTGAGGCTGCCGGTTGCGATCCCGAAATTCTCGGTGACGCTAACAGGCTCAGGGAGATATTCCTTGAAGCGGCCAAGGTTGGTAAGATGGAAATTAAGGCGAGTTACTTCTTCAAGTTCTCCCCTACGGGAGTGAGCGGGATGGTCATCGTTGCCGAGAGCCACATCTCCATCCACACGTGGCCCGAGAGGGGTTACGCAGCTCTGGACGTTTACACCTGCGGGACCAGTGCTGATCCTGAAGCGGCCGTTGATTACATCCTTGAAAGGATAAAGGCCAGATACGCCCACGTTTCCGAGGTAAAGCGTGGAATAGAAGAGGACGATGATACCTTCACCCACATGATACTCACGTGGGAAGAAAGCCTGAGAAAATAA
- a CDS encoding protein translocase subunit SecF, with protein sequence MSKSKSKAKPTDTVGAKERRLSVLARMEYRKMITYPLAVFLIALVLLAVNSPTLGIDLKGGVVVTAYGVNGNPDELAGYLSDKLGVDVRVEKFTGIQSSGVRVYAPTGTDPVKIIDVMKERYPDAEYTQSEVQPTFGKIAQQQGIKALVFAFLAMAVVVFLFFRNLVPSLTIIFSALSDMTIAVALMGVSGIELTTATIAALLMLIGYTVDSNILLTTKLLKRKEGSIEKAYLSAVSTGFTMSTTTLGALFVLWIISTSQTIDNIAVVLMFGLLADFMNTWILNAGVLKWYLTRGGKA encoded by the coding sequence ATGTCAAAGTCCAAATCGAAAGCAAAACCCACCGACACCGTGGGAGCAAAGGAAAGAAGATTGAGCGTTCTTGCCCGGATGGAGTACAGAAAGATGATAACCTACCCGCTCGCGGTCTTCCTGATCGCCCTTGTGCTTCTTGCGGTCAACTCTCCAACGCTGGGAATAGACCTGAAGGGCGGTGTCGTGGTTACAGCCTACGGGGTCAACGGTAACCCCGACGAACTGGCGGGTTACCTGAGCGATAAACTCGGCGTGGACGTGAGGGTTGAGAAGTTCACGGGGATTCAGAGCAGTGGCGTCAGGGTTTACGCCCCAACAGGAACGGATCCGGTTAAAATAATCGACGTCATGAAGGAGAGGTATCCGGATGCGGAGTACACCCAGAGTGAGGTCCAGCCGACCTTTGGGAAGATAGCGCAGCAGCAGGGAATCAAGGCGCTGGTGTTTGCCTTCCTTGCCATGGCGGTCGTGGTCTTCCTGTTCTTCAGGAACCTCGTGCCCTCGCTCACGATAATATTCTCCGCCCTCTCGGACATGACGATAGCAGTGGCGCTCATGGGGGTCTCCGGAATCGAGCTGACCACGGCCACCATAGCGGCCCTGCTCATGCTCATAGGTTACACCGTGGACAGCAACATACTCCTCACAACGAAACTCCTCAAAAGGAAGGAGGGTTCCATAGAAAAGGCCTATCTGTCGGCGGTTTCCACGGGCTTCACGATGAGCACGACAACCCTTGGGGCTCTGTTTGTCCTCTGGATAATCTCCACCAGCCAGACGATAGACAACATAGCCGTTGTTCTGATGTTCGGTCTTCTTGCGGATTTTATGAACACGTGGATCCTCAACGCCGGTGTTCTGAAGTGGTACCTCACAAGGGGTGGTAAAGCATGA
- a CDS encoding preprotein translocase subunit SecD has protein sequence MKRRTKKLLLNPRILLLILVLVGSTAGLILRPLTFGIDISGGVALVAQTEHPVDTKTMELVVDSLQKRLNTLGLRDIRVEAQGDQIVLVKVANVSSSREANRIKEVIESQGVFYMEFNGTIFGTGKDIEYVGTYKINTDNSWSVPFRISKSAAEKFAKLAYGKTGWPVDMFLDPPVNSLLVVPESVYRTMNSSEFNAQAPEAPTLLERIGRAFNISVVAYSNQSAEEIAKLADGKNRVVLVDVPGELQAQLEGMNLTVGYVQRKEGESDHALVVRILGLYGPYSLGEGLTVGKAQQDVQITGSSPDRLTAEAEANTIYTILKSGSLPVKLTVIGTEFISPRLGESFRTQALYAGIGALVAVLLIVYLHYRRWEIAIPVASTSFFEALIILGVAALIRWNLDLPSIAGIIAAIGTGVDQQVVITDELLGEETTTRIKRRSSMLKRMGRAFFVIFASAATTIAAMSFLLVYFVGTLKGFAFTTILGVLIGILITRPAYAEIAKYLLGED, from the coding sequence ATGAAGAGGAGAACCAAAAAGCTTCTCCTGAACCCGAGGATACTCCTACTCATTCTGGTCCTCGTAGGATCTACAGCTGGCCTTATCCTCAGGCCGCTCACCTTTGGTATAGATATAAGCGGTGGTGTTGCGCTCGTTGCCCAGACCGAGCACCCGGTCGATACGAAGACGATGGAGCTCGTCGTCGATTCCCTTCAGAAGAGGTTGAACACCCTCGGTCTGAGGGACATAAGGGTTGAAGCTCAGGGGGATCAGATAGTCCTCGTTAAGGTTGCCAACGTCAGCAGTTCCCGGGAGGCGAACCGTATAAAGGAGGTCATCGAGAGTCAGGGTGTCTTCTACATGGAGTTCAACGGAACCATCTTCGGGACCGGAAAGGACATTGAGTACGTTGGCACCTACAAGATAAACACGGACAACAGCTGGAGCGTTCCTTTCAGGATCTCCAAGAGTGCCGCCGAGAAGTTCGCCAAACTCGCCTACGGTAAGACCGGATGGCCGGTTGACATGTTTCTTGACCCGCCCGTCAACTCCCTGCTGGTCGTTCCCGAGAGCGTTTACAGGACGATGAACAGTTCGGAGTTCAACGCGCAGGCACCCGAGGCTCCAACCCTGCTCGAGAGGATCGGAAGGGCCTTCAACATAAGCGTCGTCGCCTATTCCAACCAGAGTGCGGAGGAGATAGCAAAGCTCGCCGATGGGAAGAACAGGGTGGTCCTCGTTGACGTTCCCGGGGAACTTCAGGCGCAACTCGAGGGGATGAACCTGACCGTGGGGTACGTTCAGAGGAAGGAGGGAGAAAGTGACCACGCGCTCGTAGTAAGAATCCTTGGACTTTACGGCCCCTATTCCCTCGGTGAGGGTCTGACGGTTGGAAAGGCCCAGCAGGACGTTCAGATAACGGGAAGCTCACCCGACAGGCTCACGGCCGAGGCGGAGGCGAACACAATCTACACGATTCTAAAGAGCGGTTCCCTTCCGGTGAAGCTAACCGTAATAGGCACGGAGTTCATATCCCCGAGGCTCGGTGAGAGCTTCAGAACTCAGGCCCTCTACGCCGGGATAGGAGCGCTCGTGGCGGTTCTCCTGATCGTTTACCTCCACTACCGCAGGTGGGAGATAGCCATACCCGTTGCGAGCACGAGCTTCTTCGAGGCCCTGATCATCCTTGGAGTTGCGGCCCTGATCAGGTGGAACCTCGACCTCCCAAGCATAGCGGGCATCATAGCGGCCATAGGTACTGGCGTTGACCAGCAGGTGGTCATAACCGACGAGCTCCTCGGTGAGGAAACGACGACCAGAATAAAAAGGCGCTCCAGTATGCTCAAGAGAATGGGAAGGGCCTTCTTTGTCATCTTCGCCTCCGCGGCAACCACCATAGCGGCAATGAGCTTCCTGCTGGTTTACTTCGTCGGAACGCTAAAGGGCTTCGCCTTCACGACGATACTCGGAGTGCTCATTGGAATCCTGATAACGAGGCCCGCGTACGCAGAAATAGCCAAATACCTGCTCGGTGAGGACTGA
- a CDS encoding TrkA family potassium uptake protein, whose product MFVVIMGAGRVGYLVAKMLESEGHDVTIIEKDKGRAKELSLLINGLVIEGDATDPKTLEEANIKQADAFAALTGKDDANLLACILAKHLNGNIKTSLRISNPQNRRIFEEVTDLKRYFDFVISPEEIAAEYISRNIVTPGFDRVLYPKEGAEIVRFTIDEKSEIAGKLVRDLKLPKDALMVAIYDEKGNLTIPSGDTKLPNRGQIIIFAKNSALDTVKNLLEKKKPENES is encoded by the coding sequence ATGTTCGTCGTGATAATGGGCGCCGGGAGGGTTGGTTACCTCGTTGCAAAGATGCTCGAAAGCGAGGGACACGACGTGACGATAATAGAGAAGGACAAGGGGCGCGCCAAGGAGCTCTCGCTCCTCATAAACGGCCTCGTTATAGAGGGTGATGCCACGGATCCAAAAACCCTCGAAGAGGCCAACATAAAGCAGGCCGATGCCTTTGCGGCTTTAACCGGAAAGGACGACGCCAACCTGCTGGCCTGCATACTGGCGAAGCACCTGAACGGAAATATAAAGACGTCCCTCAGGATAAGCAACCCCCAGAACAGGCGCATCTTTGAAGAGGTAACCGACCTCAAGCGCTACTTCGACTTCGTCATAAGTCCCGAGGAGATAGCCGCGGAGTACATCAGCAGGAACATAGTCACACCGGGCTTCGACAGGGTTCTCTATCCGAAGGAAGGCGCCGAAATAGTCCGCTTTACCATCGATGAAAAGAGCGAGATAGCCGGCAAACTGGTCAGGGATCTGAAACTGCCGAAGGACGCGCTCATGGTTGCAATCTACGACGAGAAAGGAAACCTGACGATTCCCTCCGGTGATACAAAGCTCCCGAACAGGGGACAGATCATCATATTCGCAAAAAACAGCGCCCTCGACACGGTGAAGAATCTTCTGGAAAAGAAGAAGCCCGAAAATGAAAGTTAA
- a CDS encoding V-type ATP synthase subunit H gives MEEVIKQIVEAEKLAEERIEGAREEAKRIILKAREEAKLLEREVIEKAEREGGSLIEQARREGEEEARKILEAGESEIEELKIRATNNLEKAISAGISLVRGS, from the coding sequence ATGGAGGAGGTCATTAAGCAGATCGTTGAGGCAGAAAAACTGGCGGAAGAGCGGATAGAAGGGGCCAGAGAGGAGGCAAAGAGGATAATCCTCAAAGCCCGCGAAGAGGCCAAACTCCTCGAAAGGGAAGTTATTGAAAAGGCTGAGAGGGAAGGAGGATCACTTATAGAGCAGGCCCGCCGCGAGGGTGAGGAGGAAGCCAGAAAGATACTGGAAGCCGGGGAGTCCGAGATCGAAGAGCTCAAGATCAGGGCAACCAACAACCTCGAGAAGGCAATCTCCGCCGGGATATCGCTCGTGAGAGGGAGCTGA
- a CDS encoding V-type ATP synthase subunit I encodes MFRPEEMVRIETITLSRYRDDLLTYLHESGAVEVRELDVSMAQKDSPNEYHRKAASYSITISRLAEFLKAYRKSSGGGIREFIFPRERERRRYRYRGVEALIKDVEEFLAVVEPEIKAAEGRITSIQTEIERIKEDIATLELLSVFNIDVSYLRPTDMLEIAVGTVERNRFKGLLEDVRGATEGRVVAVSRELKDKTVAIFVFLRKDYERANPVLAKYSFERIEVPEGEGTPKELMDVYMDKLREKERELEEARKEAEALAEKYYDDVVFYQELVENERDKATALPMLARTNMTFALTGWLPRSDVPEVIEGIKRITGGKAYINVREPTEEELEEIPIKLKNPSWARPFEMLTQMYGVPKYNEIDPTPIITFTYSFFFGFMLTDFMYGLIIAIVAALLVAGHRKFNDGTYKFAYTLLVSSFFTMAMGVVFGSYFGNALDLAGFRVPRVWDTFRDALVVLELALAIGITHLFIGYTTGFIVKLKNGEIKDAVLDQLSWMLIIPGISALFLASRNPALEMPGKVLFGAGLVLFVLSELKNGALALLLVISDFFGFVGSWLSYARLMALALATAGIAMVVNVLTQMVWGINIGPVPIGVVVGILLFAGGQIFSVAINALGAFVHSLRLQYVEFFGTFYSGDGKPFEPFRAKREVSELELES; translated from the coding sequence ATGTTCAGGCCCGAAGAGATGGTGAGAATAGAAACCATCACGCTCAGCAGGTACAGGGACGACCTGTTAACCTACCTTCACGAGAGCGGTGCGGTTGAGGTAAGGGAGCTCGACGTCAGCATGGCGCAGAAGGATTCACCCAACGAGTACCACCGGAAGGCCGCTTCCTACTCGATAACCATCTCAAGGCTTGCCGAATTCCTCAAAGCCTACAGGAAATCCTCCGGGGGAGGGATCAGGGAGTTCATATTTCCCCGGGAGAGGGAGAGGAGAAGGTACAGGTACCGGGGAGTGGAGGCCCTTATAAAAGACGTCGAGGAGTTTCTGGCGGTAGTTGAGCCGGAGATAAAGGCCGCCGAGGGCAGGATAACCTCCATCCAGACGGAGATCGAGAGGATAAAGGAAGATATAGCCACTCTGGAGCTCCTATCGGTCTTTAACATCGACGTCTCCTACCTGAGACCAACGGACATGCTTGAGATAGCGGTTGGAACGGTTGAGAGAAACAGGTTTAAGGGCCTCCTTGAGGACGTCAGAGGGGCCACTGAAGGAAGGGTCGTTGCCGTCTCCAGGGAGCTAAAGGATAAAACCGTCGCTATTTTTGTCTTCCTCCGAAAGGACTACGAAAGGGCCAATCCCGTTCTGGCGAAGTACTCCTTCGAGAGGATCGAGGTTCCGGAAGGGGAGGGAACCCCTAAGGAGCTCATGGACGTTTACATGGATAAACTCAGGGAGAAGGAAAGGGAGCTTGAGGAAGCGAGAAAAGAGGCGGAAGCGCTGGCGGAGAAATACTACGATGATGTCGTCTTTTATCAGGAGCTGGTGGAGAACGAGCGTGACAAGGCAACCGCCCTCCCGATGCTGGCCAGAACGAACATGACCTTCGCCCTGACCGGCTGGCTTCCAAGGAGCGATGTTCCAGAGGTCATCGAGGGCATTAAACGAATAACCGGAGGAAAGGCTTACATCAACGTCCGCGAACCGACCGAGGAAGAGCTCGAAGAGATTCCGATAAAGCTGAAGAACCCCTCATGGGCCAGACCCTTTGAGATGCTCACCCAGATGTACGGCGTTCCAAAGTACAACGAGATAGACCCGACGCCGATAATAACCTTCACCTACTCCTTCTTCTTCGGGTTCATGCTCACGGACTTCATGTACGGCCTCATAATAGCGATAGTGGCGGCACTCCTCGTCGCCGGGCACAGAAAGTTCAATGACGGCACCTACAAGTTCGCATACACCCTGCTGGTAAGTTCGTTCTTCACCATGGCCATGGGTGTAGTCTTCGGCAGCTACTTTGGAAACGCCCTCGATTTAGCGGGGTTCAGGGTCCCGCGCGTTTGGGACACCTTCAGGGACGCGCTCGTGGTGCTTGAGCTGGCCCTTGCGATAGGCATAACCCACCTCTTCATAGGCTACACCACCGGATTCATAGTCAAGCTCAAAAACGGCGAGATTAAGGATGCAGTACTCGACCAGCTCTCCTGGATGCTCATAATACCCGGAATAAGCGCCCTGTTCCTGGCGAGCAGAAACCCCGCACTTGAAATGCCCGGAAAGGTCCTCTTTGGAGCGGGTCTGGTGCTGTTTGTCCTCAGCGAGCTCAAGAACGGGGCACTGGCCTTACTGCTGGTCATATCGGACTTCTTCGGTTTCGTGGGCAGCTGGCTCAGCTACGCAAGGCTCATGGCCCTCGCCCTTGCCACGGCCGGAATCGCCATGGTCGTCAACGTGCTCACCCAGATGGTCTGGGGAATAAACATCGGCCCCGTGCCGATAGGGGTAGTCGTAGGAATCCTGCTGTTTGCCGGTGGCCAGATATTTTCGGTCGCCATAAACGCCCTCGGGGCGTTCGTTCACTCTCTCCGTCTTCAATACGTTGAGTTTTTTGGAACGTTCTATTCGGGTGATGGTAAACCCTTCGAGCCCTTCAGGGCAAAAAGAGAGGTTTCGGAACTGGAACTTGAAAGTTAA
- a CDS encoding V-type ATP synthase subunit K (produces ATP from ADP in the presence of a proton gradient across the membrane; the K subunit is a nonenzymatic component which binds the dimeric form by interacting with the G and E subunits): MDPIVYVSLGAALAAGIAGAASAFGVGIAGAAAAGVVAEDERNFKNALILEGLPMTQSIYGLITLFLILMVSGILGGGFKFTDPNSMDNIVKSAILLGAGLTVGLTGLSAIPQGIIAGAGIGAVAKNPKTFTQGIIFAAMAETMAIFGLVGALIMIVTGVGF, encoded by the coding sequence ATGGATCCGATAGTTTACGTGTCCCTTGGTGCGGCCCTCGCCGCAGGAATAGCCGGAGCGGCGTCGGCCTTTGGAGTGGGTATAGCGGGTGCTGCCGCAGCCGGAGTCGTCGCCGAGGACGAGAGGAACTTTAAGAACGCCCTCATCCTCGAGGGTCTGCCAATGACCCAGAGCATATACGGGCTGATCACGCTGTTCCTCATCCTGATGGTTTCCGGAATCCTCGGTGGCGGCTTCAAGTTCACCGACCCGAACAGCATGGACAACATTGTCAAGAGCGCCATCCTCCTGGGCGCCGGATTGACGGTGGGCCTTACCGGTCTCTCGGCAATACCGCAGGGAATCATAGCCGGTGCGGGCATCGGTGCCGTCGCCAAGAACCCGAAGACCTTCACTCAGGGCATCATATTCGCCGCTATGGCGGAGACCATGGCCATCTTCGGTCTCGTGGGTGCGTTGATCATGATAGTGACCGGAGTCGGCTTCTGA
- a CDS encoding V-type ATP synthase subunit E, whose translation MEGAETIIQEINREAEEKIRYILEEARKEAERIREEARKRAEARAEWVLRKARTQAETEKQRIIAGARLEVRKKRLEVQESLIREVISALRDRLAELGDEEYFPMLVDLTAEALKELGVEKAVLRSNERTLRLLEARLQEFRGEVSSKLGREVEIHLGEPISTTGGILVETPDGSVRVDNTFEARIERFESELRAEIAGALFG comes from the coding sequence ATGGAAGGAGCAGAAACCATCATTCAGGAGATCAACAGGGAAGCGGAAGAGAAGATACGTTACATACTCGAGGAAGCCCGGAAGGAGGCCGAGAGGATCAGAGAAGAGGCCAGGAAGAGGGCCGAAGCGAGGGCCGAGTGGGTACTGAGAAAGGCCAGAACGCAGGCCGAGACGGAAAAGCAGCGCATAATAGCCGGCGCCCGCCTCGAGGTCAGGAAAAAGCGCCTTGAGGTTCAGGAATCCCTCATCAGGGAGGTAATAAGCGCCCTCAGGGACAGACTCGCGGAACTTGGGGATGAAGAGTACTTTCCGATGCTCGTGGATCTTACCGCAGAGGCCCTGAAGGAACTCGGTGTGGAAAAGGCCGTCCTCAGGTCCAACGAGAGAACCCTCAGGCTGCTCGAGGCAAGGCTTCAGGAATTCAGGGGAGAGGTTTCCTCAAAGCTGGGAAGGGAAGTTGAGATACATCTCGGCGAGCCCATCTCCACCACGGGCGGAATCCTCGTTGAGACTCCAGATGGATCTGTTAGGGTTGACAACACCTTCGAGGCGAGGATCGAGAGGTTTGAGAGCGAGCTGAGGGCGGAGATAGCCGGGGCTCTCTTCGGGTGA
- a CDS encoding V-type ATP synthase subunit C, giving the protein METGPISAILDTTLAIIFTWVGYKTAAIVWKYTPYSYPNARINAMEAKLLSEQRFNELAESRTLQNFVVNLEDTDYRDYLTGISTYNVEEIERSLERALAGTYELMIKILPGRVSPFFRLMLEEWDVRNVTSVVKAKFRGEPASDYVMEIGPMLPKVKAMAEAKSPEEMLVILEGTPYEGPYQRLLLGEISIQEFETELYRMHYGKLLSYALSKKNDERVILEEFVRLRIDRTNILTVLRAKAAGMDSEKIKSLVIPGGSVKLDPLIHVEDLSMALAELDSTRYGKVIRDVREEVEKDLSVLERALDKYILERMGELTRFYPLSVATPLGYILKREREIRKLRAIAKLIEDGVEPERIKELVGDVA; this is encoded by the coding sequence ATGGAAACCGGACCCATAAGCGCAATCCTCGACACGACGCTGGCCATTATTTTCACGTGGGTGGGCTACAAGACCGCCGCAATAGTGTGGAAGTACACTCCCTACTCCTATCCGAACGCCAGAATAAACGCCATGGAGGCAAAGCTCCTCAGCGAACAGCGCTTCAACGAACTGGCGGAGAGCAGAACCCTGCAGAACTTCGTGGTTAACCTCGAGGACACCGACTACAGGGACTATCTCACCGGGATATCGACCTACAACGTTGAGGAGATAGAGCGTTCCCTCGAGAGGGCCCTCGCCGGAACCTACGAGCTCATGATCAAGATCCTTCCCGGTAGGGTGAGTCCCTTCTTCAGGCTCATGCTTGAGGAGTGGGACGTCAGGAACGTGACCAGCGTGGTGAAAGCTAAGTTCAGGGGAGAACCAGCGAGCGATTACGTCATGGAGATCGGCCCGATGCTCCCCAAGGTTAAAGCCATGGCCGAAGCAAAGAGCCCGGAGGAGATGCTCGTGATCCTCGAGGGGACACCCTACGAGGGACCGTACCAGAGGCTGCTTCTGGGTGAGATATCAATTCAGGAGTTCGAGACCGAGCTCTACAGGATGCACTACGGGAAGCTTCTCAGCTATGCACTCTCGAAGAAGAACGACGAGAGGGTTATCCTTGAGGAGTTCGTCAGACTCAGGATCGACAGAACCAACATCCTCACCGTCCTCCGGGCGAAGGCGGCGGGAATGGACTCCGAGAAGATAAAGTCGCTCGTAATCCCGGGGGGAAGCGTGAAACTCGACCCGCTCATCCACGTCGAGGACCTGAGCATGGCCCTCGCCGAGCTCGATTCCACGAGGTACGGGAAGGTCATCAGGGACGTCAGAGAGGAAGTGGAGAAGGACCTGAGCGTCCTTGAGAGGGCGTTGGATAAGTACATCCTTGAAAGGATGGGTGAGCTCACGAGGTTCTACCCCCTCAGCGTCGCCACACCGCTCGGTTACATCCTCAAAAGGGAGAGGGAGATAAGGAAGCTCAGGGCCATAGCCAAGCTGATAGAGGACGGGGTCGAACCGGAGAGGATAAAGGAACTCGTGGGTGATGTTGCATGA
- a CDS encoding V-type ATP synthase subunit F, translating to MKIAVLGDRDTALGFKLAGAHEVYSFNDTPTEMERLKNKLKELVNRDDVGIILITERFAGRIELPDVKVPIIIQVPDKSGSRLGEEAIRRIVRKAIGVEVKR from the coding sequence ATGAAGATTGCGGTGCTCGGCGACAGGGACACGGCACTTGGCTTCAAGCTGGCCGGTGCCCACGAGGTCTACTCCTTCAACGACACCCCTACGGAGATGGAGCGCCTCAAAAACAAGCTGAAGGAGCTCGTCAATAGGGATGACGTTGGGATAATACTGATAACCGAGAGATTCGCCGGAAGGATTGAGCTTCCGGATGTGAAAGTTCCGATCATCATTCAGGTGCCGGACAAGTCCGGTTCACGGCTCGGTGAGGAAGCCATCAGAAGAATCGTTAGGAAGGCAATCGGTGTTGAGGTAAAGAGGTGA